One Candidatus Eremiobacteraceae bacterium DNA window includes the following coding sequences:
- a CDS encoding TonB-dependent receptor, with translation MSSNFAAIISSILLAAFGSAAAAADTPAAPTATPATAHSVSGIVVDATSGLPLANVKLVTAGPTSMSTVTALNGYFKFASLAVGEYSIIASRTGFETTESEIFIVDGSDLSGLTLAINRTQGGNSGARVLGVTTVRASQSLQKAATISRTVSAQSLQQQGYYRASDYLQQLPGLQGGNPSQPGDDVSLNIRGIGTLETLTMIDGHPIGPRGDYNYELSPVFGLRAINVFYGSGSNLYGVNAIGGVINMETLAPTRTPENTFSQSFGTFDKLSSAVQSTGTFGGGKLGYALAYGTQGLDGPFKHDNFYQASASFDQYATNPSTRALGVYQDDTSFVNKSGLMKLVYDVNPNTHLTAAYLGSNEWDDKTGNGDNDYLPYQVELAAGQGNLAAAIGSGADPCTLANPNTFTVGFNNGGGTPGKDRSGNPDGGSQCQTPQSFAKANFGYQGAGPAWQAYHSNDYHLGLDTKLGRGTLTVDTFSNFYIHNYDRTFGRPDQCGTDDSGNPIYPCTTPDPSWHVDQDTNTGASIADDFSGTANDIGVGFFYENTSSLYREYRGAPVSATITAPVTHDTAFFLRDAYHKPDAKLTTYLNAWFKHSTITNTSYFDPRIAFVWSNTNDVWRLAGGETSTQPTPQDLDQPTSPSSLGAFTGGGVSCTSLNQIGNVPSAALRPERASDMELSYGRRFGGDSIAQLSLYNTNLFNQIYGVTVPLSEVPVLGFDPTPYANAISSLCPGVSPQEALALLGLGGNLNIGHTFARGIELTGKQHLIGGMSLDYSYDTQSAVLQSQEPALIDPAHGGSVSFIPGSQLPNVPLHKYSYAFDYAFGRGVEARLSTYHLSENNANNLPAYGYSDFDLSMPAGADRLISMNINNVFQSHADYRNEVGLGYPLALNRFASASNGDYTPFFGSAATERFNLPFRTIEFAYQVKTR, from the coding sequence ATGTCCAGCAACTTCGCAGCTATTATCAGTTCAATATTGCTCGCTGCATTCGGAAGTGCAGCCGCGGCGGCCGACACTCCCGCGGCTCCGACCGCAACACCCGCGACCGCGCATAGCGTATCGGGAATCGTCGTCGATGCGACGTCGGGATTGCCGCTCGCGAACGTCAAGCTCGTCACTGCGGGACCTACGTCGATGTCGACGGTCACCGCTCTCAACGGCTACTTCAAATTCGCGTCGCTCGCCGTCGGTGAATATTCCATAATCGCGTCGCGCACCGGCTTTGAGACGACTGAGTCGGAGATATTCATCGTCGACGGCAGCGATCTGAGCGGCCTGACGCTCGCGATCAACCGCACGCAGGGCGGGAACAGCGGCGCCCGGGTGCTGGGCGTCACGACCGTGCGCGCGTCGCAGTCCTTACAAAAGGCCGCGACGATTTCGCGCACGGTGTCGGCGCAGTCGCTTCAGCAGCAGGGCTACTATCGTGCATCCGACTACCTCCAGCAGCTTCCCGGCCTGCAGGGCGGCAATCCATCGCAGCCGGGCGACGACGTCTCGCTCAACATCCGCGGCATCGGCACGTTGGAGACGTTAACGATGATCGACGGCCATCCGATCGGTCCGCGCGGCGACTACAACTACGAGCTCTCGCCGGTGTTCGGCCTGCGCGCGATCAACGTCTTCTACGGTTCCGGCAGCAATCTGTACGGCGTGAACGCGATCGGCGGGGTGATCAACATGGAGACCCTCGCGCCGACGCGGACGCCGGAAAACACGTTCAGCCAGAGCTTCGGCACGTTCGACAAGCTCTCTTCAGCAGTGCAGAGCACCGGAACGTTCGGCGGCGGAAAGCTCGGCTATGCGCTCGCCTATGGCACGCAAGGTCTGGACGGACCGTTCAAGCACGACAACTTCTATCAGGCGTCGGCATCGTTCGATCAGTATGCGACCAACCCGTCGACCCGCGCGCTCGGCGTCTATCAAGACGACACGAGTTTCGTGAACAAGAGCGGACTGATGAAGCTCGTGTACGACGTGAATCCGAACACCCATCTCACCGCGGCCTACTTAGGGAGCAACGAGTGGGATGACAAAACGGGCAACGGCGACAACGACTATCTGCCTTATCAAGTCGAGCTCGCCGCCGGCCAGGGGAATCTAGCGGCCGCGATCGGCTCGGGTGCCGATCCGTGCACGCTAGCGAATCCGAACACGTTCACGGTCGGCTTCAACAACGGCGGCGGCACTCCGGGCAAAGACCGCAGCGGAAACCCCGACGGCGGCTCGCAATGCCAAACGCCGCAGTCGTTTGCGAAGGCCAATTTCGGCTATCAAGGCGCCGGTCCGGCTTGGCAAGCGTACCACAGCAACGACTACCATCTGGGCTTGGATACGAAGCTCGGTCGCGGCACGCTCACGGTCGACACGTTTTCCAACTTCTACATCCACAACTACGACCGCACGTTTGGCAGGCCGGACCAGTGCGGCACCGATGACAGCGGAAATCCGATCTATCCGTGCACGACCCCCGACCCGTCGTGGCACGTCGACCAGGACACCAACACGGGCGCGAGCATCGCGGACGATTTCAGCGGAACCGCAAACGATATCGGGGTGGGGTTCTTCTACGAGAACACCTCGTCGCTGTACCGGGAATACCGCGGCGCCCCGGTGAGCGCGACCATAACGGCGCCCGTCACGCACGACACCGCGTTCTTCTTGCGCGACGCCTATCACAAGCCCGATGCGAAGCTGACCACGTACCTGAATGCCTGGTTCAAGCACTCGACGATCACCAACACGTCGTACTTCGACCCGCGCATCGCATTCGTGTGGTCGAACACGAATGATGTCTGGCGATTGGCGGGCGGTGAGACCTCAACGCAGCCCACGCCGCAAGATCTCGATCAGCCGACTTCGCCGAGCTCCCTTGGCGCCTTCACCGGCGGCGGCGTGTCGTGCACGTCGCTCAATCAGATCGGCAACGTTCCGTCGGCGGCGCTGCGGCCCGAGCGCGCTTCGGATATGGAGTTGAGCTACGGGCGCCGGTTCGGCGGGGATTCCATCGCCCAGCTGAGTCTGTACAACACGAACTTATTCAATCAGATCTATGGCGTGACGGTGCCGCTATCCGAAGTGCCGGTACTAGGGTTCGATCCGACGCCTTATGCCAACGCCATCTCGTCGTTGTGTCCGGGCGTCTCGCCGCAAGAAGCGCTTGCACTTCTCGGGTTGGGCGGCAACCTCAACATCGGCCACACGTTTGCGCGGGGAATCGAACTGACCGGTAAGCAGCATCTGATCGGCGGCATGTCGTTGGACTACTCGTACGACACGCAGTCGGCCGTCCTTCAATCCCAAGAGCCGGCGCTCATCGATCCTGCCCACGGCGGCAGCGTGTCGTTCATTCCCGGATCGCAGCTCCCGAATGTGCCGCTGCACAAATATTCGTACGCGTTCGACTACGCATTTGGAAGAGGCGTTGAGGCGCGCCTATCGACCTACCATCTCTCCGAAAACAATGCGAACAACTTGCCCGCCTACGGCTACTCCGACTTCGACTTGTCGATGCCCGCCGGCGCTGACCGCCTGATCAGCATGAACATCAACAACGTCTTCCAGAGCCACGCCGACTACCGCAACGAAGTTGGATTAGGCTACCCGTTGGCGCTCAACCGTTTCGCAAGCGCGAGCAACGGCGACTACACGCCGTTCTTCGGCTCGGCCGCGACCGAGCGCTTCAATCTTCCGTTCCGCACGATCGAGTTCGCGTACCAAGTCAAGACGAGGTAG
- a CDS encoding prepilin-type N-terminal cleavage/methylation domain-containing protein: MKQRDSLKCDRAFSLPELLIVVAIIAILAAIFMANLMHARAQAGSAACEANERAIATALEEFATDNNGTYPTSSGQITLQTFGGPGNPYVDPSNLVDPVDGMAYTYTPGAGTCTNSSASFEIHDLGGHDGVTLQNLPQLAQTSDSVAYCAGVGIVADDSQLFAQKGYQKGH; the protein is encoded by the coding sequence ATGAAACAGCGCGACAGCCTCAAGTGCGATCGAGCGTTTTCTTTGCCGGAGTTGCTGATCGTCGTTGCGATCATCGCGATTCTTGCGGCGATATTCATGGCGAATCTCATGCACGCGCGAGCCCAAGCCGGCTCGGCCGCATGCGAAGCCAACGAGCGCGCAATAGCCACGGCACTCGAAGAATTCGCCACCGACAACAATGGAACGTATCCGACCAGTTCCGGGCAGATCACGCTGCAGACGTTCGGTGGTCCGGGCAATCCGTATGTCGACCCGTCAAATCTTGTCGATCCGGTCGACGGCATGGCATATACCTACACTCCGGGCGCAGGCACGTGCACCAATAGTTCGGCTTCGTTCGAGATACACGACCTCGGCGGGCACGACGGCGTCACGTTGCAGAATCTGCCGCAACTCGCCCAGACCTCCGACTCGGTCGCGTATTGTGCCGGCGTCGGCATCGTCGCCGACGATAGCCAATTGTTCGCGCAAAAAGGGTACCAAAAGGGACACTAG
- a CDS encoding sialidase family protein, with protein MHHKSAIFVAAVAVLVTSSVASSAAPVFAAPTLIKVSADPFTNPSSQHKTEVEPETTTFGNIIVSAFQTGRVVDGGGADIGWATSKDAGATWKFGFLPGITKAQNPNNKYDAVSDPSVAYDRRHGVWLVSSLPISNNLPSSPAVLISRSSDGIHWLRPVGIAPRTQSADKNWVTCDNTPTSPFYGHCYNEWDEPAGGDLIMMSKSSDGGATWSRPLTTQNQDAGLGGEPLVQPNGTVIVPIEGGEGIGAYRSTDGGHSWSGLVNVAEVFWGGDPGGVRASPLPSASMDANGKIYVSWEDCRFRGFNCTSNDIVYTTSMDGLTWTPVKRVPIDAKDSVVDHFDPGFGVQPGTSGQTANIGVYFYFFSNVNCTEFTCQLGVGFVSSHNGGSSWNPAIVLAGPMKLDWLPQSQNGLMVGDYITTGFVNDLAWSVFAVANAPTGGVFDEAMYVPAGGLAIPQFGQQLTSNFDVAYNNQHFRHHWTPLPPKSKKSSAKAVIEHD; from the coding sequence GTGCATCATAAATCAGCCATCTTCGTGGCCGCTGTTGCGGTTCTCGTCACGTCGAGCGTGGCATCATCGGCGGCGCCGGTTTTTGCGGCGCCCACTCTCATAAAAGTGAGCGCCGACCCGTTCACCAATCCTTCAAGCCAGCACAAGACGGAAGTGGAGCCAGAGACGACGACCTTTGGCAACATCATCGTCAGCGCGTTTCAAACCGGCCGTGTCGTGGACGGCGGCGGTGCCGACATCGGTTGGGCCACATCGAAAGATGCGGGCGCGACGTGGAAATTCGGTTTCTTGCCGGGCATCACGAAGGCTCAGAATCCAAACAACAAATACGATGCGGTGAGCGATCCTTCCGTCGCATACGACCGCAGACATGGCGTCTGGCTGGTGAGCTCGCTGCCGATCTCCAACAATCTACCATCGTCGCCGGCCGTGCTCATCAGCAGATCATCCGACGGCATCCACTGGCTTCGACCCGTCGGCATAGCACCGCGCACGCAGTCGGCCGACAAGAACTGGGTCACGTGCGACAACACGCCGACGAGTCCGTTTTACGGTCACTGCTACAACGAATGGGATGAACCCGCGGGCGGCGATCTCATCATGATGAGCAAATCGTCGGACGGGGGCGCCACATGGTCGCGTCCGCTCACCACCCAAAATCAAGACGCGGGCCTGGGCGGCGAACCGCTGGTCCAACCCAACGGCACGGTCATCGTTCCGATTGAAGGCGGCGAGGGGATCGGCGCCTATCGGTCCACCGACGGCGGCCATTCTTGGTCGGGCCTCGTGAACGTGGCTGAAGTCTTTTGGGGCGGCGATCCCGGCGGAGTCCGCGCGAGCCCGCTTCCGTCGGCATCCATGGACGCAAACGGCAAGATCTACGTCTCCTGGGAAGACTGCCGGTTTCGGGGTTTCAATTGCACCTCGAACGACATCGTGTATACGACGTCGATGGACGGCCTCACGTGGACGCCGGTCAAGCGGGTGCCGATCGATGCGAAAGATTCCGTCGTCGACCACTTTGACCCCGGATTTGGCGTTCAGCCCGGCACATCCGGACAGACGGCCAACATCGGCGTCTACTTCTATTTCTTCTCGAACGTGAATTGCACCGAGTTCACGTGCCAATTGGGCGTCGGGTTCGTCTCATCGCACAACGGCGGATCGAGCTGGAATCCGGCGATCGTGTTGGCCGGTCCCATGAAACTGGACTGGCTGCCGCAGAGCCAGAACGGCCTCATGGTTGGTGACTATATCACCACCGGGTTCGTCAACGATCTGGCGTGGAGCGTGTTCGCCGTGGCGAACGCGCCGACCGGCGGAGTATTTGACGAGGCGATGTACGTGCCCGCGGGCGGGCTCGCGATCCCGCAATTCGGACAGCAGCTCACGTCTAACTTCGACGTGGCGTACAACAACCAGCACTTCCGTCATCACTGGACTCCGCTGCCGCCGAAGTCGAAGAAGTCGTCGGCGAAAGCGGTCATCGAGCACGATTAA
- a CDS encoding aldo/keto reductase → MQATKPFGPSGPLVPRIGQGSWPVPDPDALRRGIELGLTHIDTAEMYGAGKSEELVGKAIRGVARESLFIVSKVLPQNAHAKGVAGACARSLRRLGTDYLDCYLLHWRGDVPIGETMSAFERLVDEGKIRSFGVSNLDPWDLREAAAGLATHKIACDQVLYNLDERTVEDHELPWVREYGCALVAYTPLGQPALDPDDKKFAVLADIARQRGVTPHAVALSYLTRDPSVFAIPKASRLSHVAANAAALTLDLSASDVAAISAAHPNRVRVGPLPTN, encoded by the coding sequence TTGCAAGCAACTAAACCGTTTGGCCCGTCCGGCCCACTCGTTCCGCGAATCGGTCAAGGATCTTGGCCCGTCCCCGATCCGGATGCGCTTCGGCGCGGGATCGAACTCGGACTCACGCACATCGACACGGCTGAGATGTACGGCGCCGGCAAGTCGGAAGAGCTGGTAGGAAAAGCAATCCGCGGCGTGGCGCGTGAGTCGCTCTTCATCGTCTCAAAGGTATTGCCGCAGAACGCGCACGCAAAGGGTGTTGCGGGTGCGTGCGCGCGATCGCTGCGCAGGCTCGGCACGGACTATCTCGACTGCTATCTCCTTCACTGGCGGGGCGACGTGCCGATCGGGGAGACGATGTCCGCCTTCGAGCGGCTCGTCGATGAAGGCAAGATCCGGTCGTTCGGCGTCAGCAATCTCGACCCGTGGGATCTTCGCGAAGCTGCTGCAGGACTGGCCACGCACAAAATCGCGTGCGACCAAGTGCTCTATAATCTGGACGAACGCACGGTTGAGGATCACGAATTACCTTGGGTGCGCGAGTACGGCTGCGCGCTCGTGGCCTACACGCCGCTTGGCCAGCCCGCACTTGACCCAGACGACAAGAAGTTCGCGGTCTTAGCCGATATCGCGCGGCAGCGCGGCGTGACGCCGCACGCCGTCGCGCTGAGCTACCTCACGCGTGATCCGTCGGTCTTCGCGATTCCAAAAGCTTCGCGTCTGTCGCACGTGGCGGCCAACGCGGCCGCGTTGACGCTCGACCTCAGCGCAAGCGACGTCGCTGCCATAAGCGCGGCGCATCCGAACCGCGTACGCGTGGGTCCGCTTCCGACTAATTGA
- a CDS encoding DUF6504 family protein, with protein sequence MARFVSEPIEPEPGSADVGAMSRGEPGLPRSFTWRGTRYEVASVEATRRSTGTDRGDVYVRKHIYEIVTTCGKHMTVYFERNPTNKTARKHRWWLYSIEP encoded by the coding sequence ATGGCCCGATTCGTCTCCGAACCCATCGAACCCGAGCCCGGCAGCGCCGATGTCGGCGCCATGTCACGAGGCGAACCCGGATTGCCGCGCTCGTTCACGTGGCGAGGAACGCGCTACGAGGTCGCCTCGGTCGAAGCCACACGGCGTTCGACCGGCACCGATCGCGGAGACGTCTACGTGCGAAAGCATATCTACGAAATCGTCACGACCTGCGGCAAGCACATGACCGTGTACTTCGAACGCAATCCCACGAACAAGACGGCGCGCAAGCACCGTTGGTGGCTGTATTCTATCGAACCGTAG
- a CDS encoding alpha/beta fold hydrolase — translation MYAPLIIATAATLFFTLFGVAPAAAAPTFFRHTCADILNAPTDARCGIVVVPESRAQSEGKTIGLNVLVLPAVPGPKQTDAIFEIAGGPGQPTADSNGLDFASIAGAAHNTRDIVLVDQRGTGGSRPLQCEIYPGSGPTRFFAPEWPTDILERCGLRLGSIADLSQYSTDNAADDLDDVRLALGYDKVDLVGGSYGTTVALDYLRRHPAHVRAAVLDGVADVNSKGPLPFAKASQRAIDALFSDCAADAACHNAVPNIRSEFAAVLAKLAKGPVNASVTDPLTNQKSAVQIDLPMWVSTVRYGLYDTSGASDLLKMIHAAAGGDFNPSADATARVRGGLDGLYEGMSMSVACPEDIANIDPASIPAATNDTFFGDFRVRAQMAACDVWPRRIVDPAFFAPVRSNAPVLMLTGALDPATPPDEAARVQRYLPHAVNVVFPHVAHAANTACGKKLVSAFIIAGDARGLDATCAAQELRPPFVL, via the coding sequence ATGTACGCACCGCTCATCATCGCAACTGCTGCCACACTCTTCTTCACGCTGTTCGGCGTTGCGCCCGCAGCGGCGGCTCCGACGTTTTTTCGTCACACGTGCGCGGATATATTGAATGCTCCGACCGATGCCCGCTGCGGCATCGTCGTCGTTCCCGAATCTCGCGCGCAAAGCGAGGGAAAGACGATCGGCCTGAACGTGCTGGTCCTGCCGGCGGTGCCCGGACCGAAGCAGACCGACGCGATCTTCGAGATAGCCGGCGGCCCCGGCCAGCCGACCGCTGACAGCAATGGCCTGGATTTCGCATCGATCGCCGGCGCCGCTCACAACACGCGCGACATCGTGCTCGTCGACCAGCGGGGCACCGGCGGATCGCGGCCGCTGCAGTGCGAGATCTATCCGGGCAGCGGCCCGACGCGGTTCTTCGCGCCCGAATGGCCCACCGATATCCTCGAGCGATGCGGTCTACGATTGGGGTCGATCGCAGATCTTTCGCAGTATTCGACCGACAATGCCGCCGACGATCTCGACGACGTGCGTTTGGCACTCGGCTACGACAAAGTCGATCTTGTCGGCGGCTCGTACGGAACCACCGTGGCCCTCGACTATCTCCGTCGTCATCCGGCTCACGTCCGAGCTGCCGTGCTCGATGGCGTCGCGGATGTGAACTCGAAAGGTCCGCTGCCTTTTGCGAAGGCAAGCCAGCGCGCGATCGACGCCCTGTTCTCCGACTGCGCTGCAGACGCGGCTTGTCACAACGCCGTGCCGAATATCCGCTCCGAGTTCGCGGCCGTGCTCGCAAAACTCGCCAAAGGTCCGGTGAACGCGAGCGTGACCGATCCACTGACCAACCAAAAATCGGCCGTGCAGATCGACCTGCCGATGTGGGTCTCGACGGTGCGCTACGGTCTGTACGACACGTCGGGCGCCAGCGATCTCTTGAAGATGATCCATGCGGCCGCAGGCGGCGATTTCAATCCGTCTGCGGATGCGACCGCGCGGGTGCGAGGGGGCTTGGATGGGCTCTACGAGGGCATGTCGATGTCGGTCGCGTGCCCGGAAGATATCGCGAACATCGATCCCGCATCGATTCCGGCGGCCACGAACGACACGTTCTTCGGCGACTTCCGGGTCCGGGCGCAGATGGCAGCGTGCGACGTCTGGCCGCGGAGAATTGTCGATCCGGCCTTTTTCGCGCCGGTTCGTTCCAATGCGCCGGTCCTGATGCTCACCGGCGCGCTCGATCCGGCCACGCCGCCGGACGAAGCCGCTCGCGTGCAGCGCTATCTTCCGCACGCGGTCAACGTCGTTTTCCCGCACGTCGCGCACGCGGCGAACACCGCGTGCGGCAAGAAGCTCGTGAGCGCGTTCATCATCGCGGGCGACGCTCGCGGCCTCGATGCCACCTGCGCGGCTCAGGAGCTTCGGCCGCCGTTCGTTCTCTGA
- a CDS encoding APC family permease: MSAQGPTTIAQPEESLRRAVSTWGSYSWGYADVGADIYVALGLVVGAAMGAANIAFAFAGIVYVCIGLAYTELAAAYPVAGGGQFFVTRALGDFMGFVAGWAVLLDFTIDISLFAWFTIGYLSVAVPWLSEHALLKFIAVLGVTAFLTIINVVGVRHSSRINEIVAAVDVVNETLILVAGFVLAWQPALLERTMRLHWPSTDNLLLGISLAIISFVGLESISQAAEETYRPSTVLPRTSMALILTILIFAVGYSNLVLGMPDVPSGGAAIPLYQFLGTPANNDKAVAVLVSFIPYVGFLFKLYLPFLGAFLVMISSNSGVFGASRIAYAMGMTGLLPAAFKVTNAKTKTPVVSILVFSSVALVELIAAYRQGDQALNFLADLYAFGAALSYTLVFIALITLRFTDTAAPRPFRMPLNFAVTIRGRKGSVSIASIIGLLGITAILIFIIITHPVGRIAGPLWVVSGIIGYAIFRRHHGRPVFGSVPRDWVRHHEETLSHAGELEMLDEYRAALKKP, from the coding sequence TTGAGCGCGCAGGGGCCCACGACGATCGCCCAGCCGGAAGAGAGTCTGCGACGTGCGGTCTCTACATGGGGATCGTACTCGTGGGGTTACGCCGATGTCGGCGCCGACATATACGTGGCGCTCGGCCTTGTCGTTGGCGCCGCCATGGGTGCGGCCAACATCGCGTTTGCCTTCGCCGGCATCGTCTATGTCTGCATCGGCCTCGCCTATACCGAATTGGCCGCCGCGTATCCGGTGGCGGGCGGGGGCCAGTTCTTCGTCACGCGCGCGCTCGGCGATTTCATGGGGTTCGTCGCGGGCTGGGCGGTGCTGCTCGACTTCACCATAGACATCAGCCTCTTCGCGTGGTTCACGATCGGATATCTCAGCGTTGCCGTCCCGTGGCTAAGCGAACACGCACTTCTGAAATTCATCGCAGTGCTTGGCGTCACGGCGTTCCTCACCATCATCAACGTCGTCGGGGTGCGCCATTCTTCGCGCATCAACGAGATCGTCGCGGCGGTGGACGTCGTCAACGAAACTCTGATCCTCGTCGCCGGATTCGTGCTCGCCTGGCAGCCGGCGCTGCTCGAACGGACCATGCGCCTGCACTGGCCGAGCACGGACAATCTCTTGCTCGGGATCTCGCTTGCCATCATCTCGTTCGTGGGCCTGGAAAGCATCTCGCAGGCGGCTGAAGAGACGTACCGTCCGTCCACGGTCCTGCCGCGGACGTCGATGGCGCTGATCCTCACGATCCTCATCTTCGCAGTCGGCTACTCGAATCTCGTGCTCGGAATGCCCGACGTCCCGTCCGGCGGCGCGGCAATTCCGCTCTATCAATTTCTCGGCACCCCGGCGAACAATGACAAGGCTGTCGCCGTGCTCGTCAGCTTCATTCCATACGTCGGGTTTCTGTTCAAATTGTACTTGCCGTTTCTCGGCGCGTTCCTCGTGATGATCTCCAGCAACTCCGGTGTTTTCGGCGCTTCGCGCATAGCGTATGCGATGGGCATGACCGGGCTGCTCCCCGCGGCATTCAAGGTGACCAACGCGAAGACGAAGACGCCCGTCGTCTCTATTCTCGTCTTCTCGTCGGTCGCGCTCGTCGAGCTCATCGCCGCGTATCGCCAAGGCGATCAGGCATTGAACTTCCTCGCCGATCTGTATGCGTTCGGCGCGGCGCTTTCGTACACGCTTGTCTTCATCGCTCTGATCACGCTGCGCTTCACCGATACGGCCGCGCCGCGTCCTTTCCGGATGCCCCTGAATTTCGCCGTCACGATTCGAGGCCGAAAAGGTTCGGTCTCCATCGCATCCATCATAGGGCTGCTCGGCATCACTGCGATTTTGATCTTCATCATCATCACGCATCCGGTCGGCAGAATCGCCGGGCCGCTATGGGTGGTGTCGGGGATCATCGGCTACGCGATCTTCCGGCGGCATCACGGCCGGCCCGTTTTCGGAAGCGTGCCCCGCGATTGGGTGCGCCATCACGAAGAAACGCTCTCCCACGCCGGTGAACTCGAAATGCTCGACGAGTATCGCGCCGCACTCAAGAAACCGTAA
- a CDS encoding alpha/beta hydrolase has translation MDVETVVLSPGAIPGSLPVRKPRFNSVAAGIAWALAAGFTSEAVFSWLRSRAMPVPGRLVDIGGRRLHLRIAGDGPGPTVVFEAGFGGSSVLWSLVQRDVSKFARTCSYDRAGYGFSDFGPFPRSGAQLAAELHLALAKAGLPPPYLLVAHSYGGLISRLFAWRHPRDVAGIVLVDALHGAIFHEAHLVMRRMVTAFGFTLGGLVLLGAIGVLRLVARTQGPEIILGLHKLPPQVRRELADSLPRDVIAALLEIIWWDATLDQAEIATLPPELPIVALAHDLTETFAAAGREATRYERLWQSIQSDALRLSRRATLLHARASGHHIALDNPEDVVNAVRFLMPR, from the coding sequence ATGGATGTCGAAACAGTCGTTCTCTCGCCCGGAGCTATTCCCGGCTCGCTTCCCGTGCGAAAGCCGCGCTTCAATAGCGTCGCGGCCGGAATCGCGTGGGCGTTGGCGGCGGGATTCACCTCTGAAGCGGTGTTCTCGTGGCTGCGGTCGCGCGCGATGCCGGTTCCTGGCCGCCTCGTCGACATCGGCGGACGGCGTCTCCACCTTAGGATAGCAGGCGACGGTCCGGGGCCCACTGTCGTGTTCGAGGCGGGTTTCGGCGGGTCGTCGGTGCTCTGGTCGCTCGTGCAGCGCGACGTTTCGAAATTCGCGCGCACGTGTTCGTACGATCGCGCCGGCTACGGCTTCAGCGATTTCGGTCCGTTTCCGCGATCGGGTGCCCAGCTCGCCGCCGAACTCCATCTCGCTCTCGCAAAAGCGGGGCTGCCGCCGCCGTACCTCCTCGTGGCGCATTCGTACGGTGGTCTTATCTCCCGTCTGTTCGCATGGCGCCATCCGCGCGACGTCGCCGGCATCGTGCTCGTCGACGCCTTGCACGGGGCCATCTTCCACGAAGCGCATCTGGTCATGCGGCGCATGGTCACGGCGTTCGGGTTCACCCTCGGCGGTCTGGTATTGCTCGGCGCGATCGGCGTCCTGCGGTTGGTGGCGCGCACGCAAGGTCCAGAGATCATCTTGGGCCTTCATAAGCTGCCGCCGCAGGTGAGGCGGGAACTCGCCGATTCACTGCCGCGCGACGTGATCGCCGCGCTGCTGGAGATCATATGGTGGGATGCGACGTTGGATCAGGCGGAAATAGCAACGCTGCCGCCCGAACTGCCGATCGTAGCCCTCGCGCACGACTTGACCGAGACCTTTGCCGCAGCCGGGCGCGAGGCGACGCGCTACGAGCGCCTTTGGCAGAGCATTCAGTCGGACGCGTTGCGATTGAGCCGGCGTGCGACTCTGTTGCACGCGCGGGCGAGCGGGCATCACATCGCGCTGGACAATCCCGAGGATGTCGTGAACGCCGTGCGCTTTCTGATGCCGCGCTGA
- a CDS encoding GNAT family N-acetyltransferase produces MAKIGRMTDIAIRLITPPELGLAADMRERMTRELQDDENAPVDRQLHDRFVEFYRTRMAAGTSATFVAERGDSFCGLASVYKLVNHRSEIFRQPSAYVSNVYVEPQQRRKGFATALTLRCIDWAREHGCVIVRLRTSKLGRHVYAAMGFSQSDEMELPL; encoded by the coding sequence GTGGCGAAAATCGGTCGCATGACGGACATCGCGATCAGGCTCATCACACCGCCCGAACTCGGTCTCGCCGCCGATATGCGCGAGCGCATGACCCGCGAACTGCAAGACGACGAGAACGCTCCCGTCGACCGTCAACTGCACGACCGTTTCGTCGAGTTCTACCGAACGCGCATGGCCGCCGGTACTTCGGCGACTTTTGTTGCCGAGCGAGGCGACTCGTTTTGCGGCTTGGCCTCGGTGTACAAACTCGTGAATCATCGAAGTGAGATATTCAGACAGCCGTCGGCGTATGTCAGCAACGTCTATGTCGAACCGCAGCAACGGCGAAAAGGATTTGCGACGGCGCTGACGTTGCGGTGCATCGATTGGGCGCGCGAACACGGCTGCGTGATCGTGCGCTTGCGAACGTCGAAGTTGGGGCGTCACGTCTACGCGGCCATGGGATTCTCCCAATCCGATGAAATGGAACTGCCGCTCTGA